A stretch of the Panicum virgatum strain AP13 chromosome 9N, P.virgatum_v5, whole genome shotgun sequence genome encodes the following:
- the LOC120693408 gene encoding histone acetyltransferase GCN5-like isoform X1, with translation MDGLAAPSPSHSGATSGGGASHRKRKLPPSSLSDATADEDDDTTAPSSPSSAPSSPSRPSSPSSSHSDDDDDDSLHTFTAARLDGAPGGGSASGRPPKPDSSSVSAAAAAAAVAAGAGPKPEPGSTAAGDGKEDPKGLFTDNLQTSGAYSAREEGLKREEDSGRLKFLCYSNDGIDEHMIWLVGLKNIFARQLPNMPKEYIVRLVMDRTHKSMMVIRNNIVVGGITYRPYASQRFGEIAFCAITADEQVKGYGTRLMNHLKQHARDTDGLTHFLTYADNNAVGYFVKQGFTKEITLDKERWQGYIKDYDGGILMECKIDPKLPYVDLATMIRRQRQAIDEKIRELSNCHIVYSGIDFQKKEASIPRRLMKPEDIPGLREAGWTPDQWGHSKSRSAFSPDYNTYRQQLTNVMRILLKSMNEHPDAWPFKDPVDSRDVPDYYDIIKDPIDLRTMSRRVESEQYYVTLEMFVADMKRMFNNARTYNSPDTIYYKCATRLENFFSGKIASQLAQASTKS, from the exons ATGGACGGCCTCGCGGCGCCGTCCCCGTCCCACTCCGGTGCCAcctccggcggcggggcctcCCACCGCAAGCGGAAGCTCCCGCCGTCGTCTCTCtccgacgccaccgccgacgaggacgacgacacCACTGCGCCGTCGTCCCCCTCATCGGCCCCTTCCTCTCCTTCCCGCCCGTCATCCCCATCCTCCTCCCACTctgacgatgacgatgacgactCGCTGCACACGTTCACTGCCGCGCGCCTCGACGGCGCGCCGGGTGGGGGCTCCGCCTCCGGTCGGCCCCCGAAGCCGGATTCCTCTTCCGTGTCTGCCGCAGCGGCAGCTGCTGCCGTTGCGGCGGGGGCGGGACCGAAGCCTGAACCCGGCTctaccgccgccggcgacggcaagGAGGACCCCAAGGGGCTGTTCACTGATAACCTCCAGACCAGCGGTGCGTACAGCGCCCGCGAGGAGGGCCTCAAGCGCGAG GAAGACTCGGGAAGGCTGAAGTTTCTCTGTTATTCTAATGATGGTATTGATGAACACATGATATG GTTGGTAGGCTTGAAGAATATCTTCGCCCGGCAGCTTCCTAATATGCCCAAAGAATATATTGTGCGCCTCGTCATGGATAG AACTCACAAGTCAATGATGGTTATCAGGAACAATATTGTCGTGGGAGGCATTACTTATCGCCCTTATGCAAG CCAGAGGTTTGGAGAAATAGCATTTTGTGCTATTACAGCTGATGAGCAAGTTAAAGGCTATGGGACACGGTTAATGAATCATTTGAAGCAACATGCACGAGACACTGATGGGCTCACACATTTCTTAACCTATGCTGATAACAATGCTGTAGGCTATTTTGTAAAGCAG GGtttcacaaaggagatcacatTGGACAAAGAAAGATGGCAAGG GTACATTAAAGACTATGATGGAGGAATATTGATGGAGTGTAAAATTGACCCAAAGCTGCCATACGTTGATCTGGCAACGATGATTCGGCGTCAAAGGCAG GCCATTGATGAGAAGATAAGAGAGCTTTCTAACTGCCATATTGTTTATTCAGGAATTGATTTTCAGAAG AAAGAAGCCAGTATTCCAAGAAGACTGATGAAACCAGAAGACATCCCTGGTCTGA GGGAAGCTGGGTGGACACCTGATCAGTGGGGCCATTCTAAATCACGTTCAGCATTCTCCCCCGATTATAATACTTACAGACAACAGCTTACTAACGTTATGCGGATATTGTTGAAG AGTATGAATGAACATCCTGATGCTTGGCCGTTCAAAGATCCTGTGGATTCACGTGATGTTCCAGACTATTATGACATTATCAAAGATCCTATAG ATTTGAGGACAATGTCAAGAAGAGTCGAGTCGGAACAATATTATGTGACCTTAGAGATGTTTGTTGCCGACATGAAGAGAATGTTCAACAATGCAAGAACCTACAACTCTCCTGATACTATCTACTACAAATGTGCCACACG ACTCGAGAATTTCTTCTCGGGCAAAATTGCGTCGCAGCTTGCACAAGCCTCAACCAAGAGCTAG
- the LOC120693408 gene encoding histone acetyltransferase GCN5-like isoform X2: MTMTTRCTRSLPRASTARRVGAPPPVGPRSRIPLPCLPQRQLLPLRRGRDRSLNPALPPPATARRTPRGCSLITSRPAEDSGRLKFLCYSNDGIDEHMIWLVGLKNIFARQLPNMPKEYIVRLVMDRTHKSMMVIRNNIVVGGITYRPYASQRFGEIAFCAITADEQVKGYGTRLMNHLKQHARDTDGLTHFLTYADNNAVGYFVKQGFTKEITLDKERWQGYIKDYDGGILMECKIDPKLPYVDLATMIRRQRQAIDEKIRELSNCHIVYSGIDFQKKEASIPRRLMKPEDIPGLREAGWTPDQWGHSKSRSAFSPDYNTYRQQLTNVMRILLKSMNEHPDAWPFKDPVDSRDVPDYYDIIKDPIDLRTMSRRVESEQYYVTLEMFVADMKRMFNNARTYNSPDTIYYKCATRLENFFSGKIASQLAQASTKS; encoded by the exons atgacgatgacgactCGCTGCACACGTTCACTGCCGCGCGCCTCGACGGCGCGCCGGGTGGGGGCTCCGCCTCCGGTCGGCCCCCGAAGCCGGATTCCTCTTCCGTGTCTGCCGCAGCGGCAGCTGCTGCCGTTGCGGCGGGGGCGGGACCGAAGCCTGAACCCGGCTctaccgccgccggcgacggcaagGAGGACCCCAAGGGGCTGTTCACTGATAACCTCCAGACCAGCG GAAGACTCGGGAAGGCTGAAGTTTCTCTGTTATTCTAATGATGGTATTGATGAACACATGATATG GTTGGTAGGCTTGAAGAATATCTTCGCCCGGCAGCTTCCTAATATGCCCAAAGAATATATTGTGCGCCTCGTCATGGATAG AACTCACAAGTCAATGATGGTTATCAGGAACAATATTGTCGTGGGAGGCATTACTTATCGCCCTTATGCAAG CCAGAGGTTTGGAGAAATAGCATTTTGTGCTATTACAGCTGATGAGCAAGTTAAAGGCTATGGGACACGGTTAATGAATCATTTGAAGCAACATGCACGAGACACTGATGGGCTCACACATTTCTTAACCTATGCTGATAACAATGCTGTAGGCTATTTTGTAAAGCAG GGtttcacaaaggagatcacatTGGACAAAGAAAGATGGCAAGG GTACATTAAAGACTATGATGGAGGAATATTGATGGAGTGTAAAATTGACCCAAAGCTGCCATACGTTGATCTGGCAACGATGATTCGGCGTCAAAGGCAG GCCATTGATGAGAAGATAAGAGAGCTTTCTAACTGCCATATTGTTTATTCAGGAATTGATTTTCAGAAG AAAGAAGCCAGTATTCCAAGAAGACTGATGAAACCAGAAGACATCCCTGGTCTGA GGGAAGCTGGGTGGACACCTGATCAGTGGGGCCATTCTAAATCACGTTCAGCATTCTCCCCCGATTATAATACTTACAGACAACAGCTTACTAACGTTATGCGGATATTGTTGAAG AGTATGAATGAACATCCTGATGCTTGGCCGTTCAAAGATCCTGTGGATTCACGTGATGTTCCAGACTATTATGACATTATCAAAGATCCTATAG ATTTGAGGACAATGTCAAGAAGAGTCGAGTCGGAACAATATTATGTGACCTTAGAGATGTTTGTTGCCGACATGAAGAGAATGTTCAACAATGCAAGAACCTACAACTCTCCTGATACTATCTACTACAAATGTGCCACACG ACTCGAGAATTTCTTCTCGGGCAAAATTGCGTCGCAGCTTGCACAAGCCTCAACCAAGAGCTAG